AAATAACTGCTAGTGCAGGGTTGCATCTTGTGCAGTATGTGAGTCAGTTAACTAAACAGGTAAAATCTTCTTTTTCGAGAGCGTTGAAAGAAATTGTAGATAATTTGCAAGAACTTTTAAAGTCGAAAAATGAACCTTTACTCAGATACATAGCATCTGCACAAGAGGAAACCTCGACTCCTGTTCCACCGTGGTTAGAAACTCTTTCTCAAATTCCAACAATTTCTTATCCACAGGAGATGAGTCATTAGTTAATTGGTTAGTTGTTAGTTGTTAACAATAATACTACAGCAATTCCAGATAGCTAGTGAACAAAAAAGATAAAAACAAACCGCAAAGAGCGCATAGACACGTAAGCGCAAGCGCACGCCCAGAGGGCGAACGCCCAGCGTGTCCCCTTGGGACTCAGTGGCTTCCCGATAGCCGTAAGGCGTGGCGTCAGCCATAGGGTAGGTCGCGAAGAAAGAAAAGAGGAAGAAGCTGTAGTAATTTTTTAATAGACTTCTGGCTAAAGATATGAGAAGGGATGTTTCTAATTACATGTTTTTCAAGATTGCTTGAGGTTTAATTGCTAACGACTAACTATATTTAAATTTCAGGGAATACATGAGATGGGTGTAAAAATTGAGCTTTTAAACCGCTACCAACTGCGTACGAAAGATGATGAGTTATTACTTCTGCCAGTTATTGAAATAAAACCTACTGAGAGTTTTAATTTACCTCATATCTCCAAAATTGATATTGTTGTCAGTGGAACGCCAGAAAAGTTAGCAGCACAATTACAATCTGCTTATAAAAGTGTTAACTTTAGCGCTAGTAGATTTCTGAGACTTTCTACACCACAGCGATTAAAGCAAACTGAGTGTAGGTGGAATGAACCACTACCAGCAGGTGTGAATTGCACTTTGCAAGTCATTGTTGAGTATTTTGATTCGGATGAAATAGGTAATCCTAATTTATCTACGAGCAAAAACTCTACGGCTGAGTGCAATATATGGACTTATGCAGGTATTGAAGATACCGTAATACAAATGTCAGTGAGAGATACGCTACCATTGCCACTACCAGAACCTTTTTACAAACCCCAATCACCTCAAGAAAGCAAAAAGCCAGAAATTACCTATCCAGGCTGGTTTGCTATCGATTTCGGCACCTCTAATTCTACAGTTACACTCTACGATCCCAAAGTCATTGTCACTCCAGATAGTTTACCTAGCGAGCAAGAGGTTCGCCTACGGGAACGTATGGCACTATGGTTAAATCAGCGTCCTGTGGATGATGTACCGGGTATCAGTCGGAGTGCTTGGGAACAGGAATGGCAAAAGTTTTTAACTGAATTGAGTAAGGATTTTGTTTCAGTTCCTCATTCTGTGAACAAGAATTTAGGAGAACAACTTTTTCGAGGTGTTGAGAGTATTAAGTTGTTGGAAGCTATCCGACAGATAGAAATTTGTTTGAGTAAACGCCTCGGTTGGTTTCGTCGGGCTGCTAGTCAACGGTTGAATCAAATATATCACGAAGTTTTCCGCGTACCACCCCTGGAATGGCAAAGTTTGATTCCAGTAGAATTGGATAAAGACCGTCGTCTTAATGAAATTCCTAGTGAGTTAGAAGTTGTTAATCTGGAACCTTCTTTGTCAAAAGATGACTCCGCAAAGGTGAAAGTTGTCTTGGGTGAACAATCTAGACAGCACAGATTAGACACGATTGGAAATGGGGAGGAAATTGAAGGGAGGTTCCTCCACTCACCCAAGCGCTATTTTGGTCAAGAACGTTCTTTTAAAATTACACTAGATGATCAAGAAGATACAATTGAGGTTAACAAGCTCCTTCAAGCTGCTTATGCTGAGCTGATTTCGCTGACGCAGAATTATCGTCAACGTTACCCAGGTAAGTGTTCTGAGGGTAAATTTTACCGTGCAGTGGTGACTTACCCAACGATCGCCTCACCATTTGTGCGCCGCGAGATTGAGAAGCTGGTGAAACAACTGGATATCGAAGATGTGCAGATGGCTTATGACGAAGCGATTTCGGTCGCCATCTTCTTTTTATGGCGAGAGTTTGGCGGTGATTTGAATGTGGGGATTGAATCTTTCAAAACCCGTTGCCGTTACAATGGGGATAAATGGTGGCAAAATGTCCTTGTTTTGGATATTGGTGGCGGAACCACTGATTTAGCACTTATTCGCCTGACGTTGGAAGAAATTAATCCTTTTGAACCTGGGGAAGACCGAGGCGACGGTGGACGGTATTATAAATTAACTCCTAAATTATTAGGTTCTTCCGGACATTTGCAGTTGGGAGGGGAGTTGATTACTTTGCGGTTGTTTTTGTTGTTGAAGGCGGCGATCGCAGACTGTTTACTCACAGCCGTAACTGAAGAACGTTTGCCAAAAGATGCGTTGAAAGTGCAGCCAGAAGAGTTGAGCGATCGCTTTCTTAATAACAGCAAATTCTTACCCGGTAGCTTGTTGGGTTGTGTAGATAAAGAAATTCGAGAAGGCGATGCTTACAAAGATGCTTTAAATGCAGCCGAAAAAGTACTTCCCACTCGCTGGAAATATTCATCATCTCGCGCACAAACTTTCTACACTCTTTGGGAACAAGCAGAAAATGCAAAAATAGCACTAGGTCAAAAACGCCAACAAGATGCACCCGAACCTATCTTCATTCTTGATGGACAAAAAATCTCTGAACTGCTGCAACAAAACGATATTGAGTTATCAACTGAAGTTGTTGATAACCTAAGTGTAACACTCACAGTACAGCAATTTGAAAGATCAGTATCTCCTGTGATTCGAGAAGCAGTTGGTATTGGTCAAGGATTGCTCGAAAATGCTTTAGAAAACAAGCTTTCCCATTCCCTAAATTCTCAAACCAGCAAAGAGCAAGTTGACTGGTTGATTCTGTCTGGAAAAACTTGCAACCTTGAATTAGTTGAACGTGAACTTTATCGAGTTTTTAGCAAGTCTGACTATTTTGTTTGGAATGAAGATAGAGTCAC
This portion of the Brasilonema sennae CENA114 genome encodes:
- a CDS encoding molecular chaperone, translated to MGVKIELLNRYQLRTKDDELLLLPVIEIKPTESFNLPHISKIDIVVSGTPEKLAAQLQSAYKSVNFSASRFLRLSTPQRLKQTECRWNEPLPAGVNCTLQVIVEYFDSDEIGNPNLSTSKNSTAECNIWTYAGIEDTVIQMSVRDTLPLPLPEPFYKPQSPQESKKPEITYPGWFAIDFGTSNSTVTLYDPKVIVTPDSLPSEQEVRLRERMALWLNQRPVDDVPGISRSAWEQEWQKFLTELSKDFVSVPHSVNKNLGEQLFRGVESIKLLEAIRQIEICLSKRLGWFRRAASQRLNQIYHEVFRVPPLEWQSLIPVELDKDRRLNEIPSELEVVNLEPSLSKDDSAKVKVVLGEQSRQHRLDTIGNGEEIEGRFLHSPKRYFGQERSFKITLDDQEDTIEVNKLLQAAYAELISLTQNYRQRYPGKCSEGKFYRAVVTYPTIASPFVRREIEKLVKQLDIEDVQMAYDEAISVAIFFLWREFGGDLNVGIESFKTRCRYNGDKWWQNVLVLDIGGGTTDLALIRLTLEEINPFEPGEDRGDGGRYYKLTPKLLGSSGHLQLGGELITLRLFLLLKAAIADCLLTAVTEERLPKDALKVQPEELSDRFLNNSKFLPGSLLGCVDKEIREGDAYKDALNAAEKVLPTRWKYSSSRAQTFYTLWEQAENAKIALGQKRQQDAPEPIFILDGQKISELLQQNDIELSTEVVDNLSVTLTVQQFERSVSPVIREAVGIGQGLLENALENKLSHSLNSQTSKEQVDWLILSGKTCNLELVERELYRVFSKSDYFVWNEDRVTFEPEYTKLATSAGACFAEKLRQLGFAPKESKELLRRGANQLYIDVKNLFYFLPCSFKREVIGGTLDPIFQSGQELYQLKVDDAMAKYRSSWQGMQLTNNIIRQDFENIKPQLWGSYNGDALRKKLEMSEEDFKNSIKVQFEINQKLDIDLLLCRGNPHYLIPVNIPCLDAAKVIGIPNVISDDAQVVCDIAVNVAESANALKTDAHTVVFEADKNYSSNLRVFRYDDGAIQPQMMGLISELPPFPTSGKHTFYFQFHNPKSNKWELIGELPEPEVKSEYPCRYYVSLNQKGILKVHAFEVPYLTSKNPECLQQEGCVFRDNLQPQPNDVKAERDPFSGEH